One genomic region from Chloroflexota bacterium encodes:
- a CDS encoding alpha/beta hydrolase translates to MSVDLGGLTIENAEEKFVEMSHGTTRYIEAGDGYPTILVHGVGYTSGAHDWALNIGPLSTKLRVIAVDALAWGKGEGWLEQEYSFAYLVDFLREFQDVLGLEKTNLVGHSMGGWLASLFGYESPHRLNKLVLVASGGAMPRQLPSMVQFQPPSRDQILSSLQTRVNADVDLEAMADYHHGLAQNPERLAAYQRGLNHMNNMETRRRYNTVRRFPHIPVPTLVVWGRNDSTNALEMGEMTHEGIPGSKMVVLDCDHWVPTGASEELNSALLDFLPD, encoded by the coding sequence ATGAGCGTAGACCTGGGTGGCCTCACGATAGAGAACGCTGAGGAGAAGTTCGTGGAGATGAGCCATGGCACAACCCGTTACATCGAGGCGGGCGACGGCTATCCCACCATACTCGTGCACGGAGTCGGCTACACGAGCGGCGCACACGACTGGGCGCTGAACATCGGCCCGCTCTCCACCAAGCTGCGCGTCATCGCGGTGGACGCGCTTGCGTGGGGCAAGGGCGAGGGCTGGCTGGAGCAAGAGTATTCGTTCGCTTACCTCGTGGACTTCCTGCGCGAGTTCCAGGACGTGCTCGGTCTGGAGAAGACCAACCTGGTAGGTCACTCAATGGGAGGGTGGCTCGCATCGCTCTTCGGTTACGAAAGTCCCCACCGGCTCAACAAGCTCGTTCTCGTGGCCAGCGGCGGGGCTATGCCGCGCCAGTTGCCCAGTATGGTGCAATTCCAGCCACCCTCCCGCGACCAGATCCTCTCCAGCCTGCAGACCAGGGTGAACGCCGACGTGGACCTGGAGGCGATGGCCGACTACCACCATGGCCTCGCCCAGAATCCGGAACGGCTTGCGGCCTACCAGCGGGGGCTGAATCACATGAACAACATGGAGACGCGCCGCCGCTATAACACCGTGCGCCGGTTCCCGCACATCCCCGTCCCGACGCTCGTGGTCTGGGGCAGGAATGACTCGACGAACGCGCTCGAGATGGGAGAGATGACCCACGAGGGCATCCCCGGCTCCAAGATGGTGGTTCTCGACTGCGACCACTGGGTGCCGACCGGAGCCTCGGAAGAACTGAACTCTGCCTTGCTGGACTTCCTGCCGGACTAG